The Pontibacter pudoricolor genome contains a region encoding:
- a CDS encoding ParA family protein, translating into MATTTVAVINQKGGTGKTTTTINLGSALSKLGKRVLLLDLDPQGNLSYSLAVTEPKATLADAFLGNATLQDVLIEKDGLWIAPGSNELVDVEISLVSQPEREKFLQTMLKDLKGFDYILIDCPPSLSVLTLNALTASSEVLIPLQMEVLTLQGLDQILNTVGKIKKAFNPKLKIKGIVVVMFDMRRKLSQEVLDYLQQNIKEYIFKQNIRLNVKLAEAPSFGRSIIDYDATSNGAKDYMALADEFISR; encoded by the coding sequence ATGGCAACAACCACGGTAGCCGTCATAAACCAGAAGGGCGGCACAGGTAAAACCACAACAACTATAAATTTAGGAAGCGCTTTAAGTAAGCTGGGCAAACGTGTTTTACTACTCGACCTGGACCCGCAGGGCAATCTTTCTTACTCATTAGCGGTAACTGAGCCCAAAGCCACCCTGGCCGATGCTTTTTTAGGAAATGCTACTTTGCAGGATGTGCTGATTGAAAAGGATGGTTTATGGATTGCACCGGGATCTAACGAATTGGTTGATGTGGAAATTTCGCTGGTGTCGCAGCCTGAGCGTGAGAAGTTCCTCCAGACGATGCTCAAAGACCTGAAAGGCTTTGACTATATTCTTATAGATTGCCCGCCATCTTTGTCAGTTTTAACACTTAATGCACTAACAGCTTCAAGCGAGGTATTGATACCATTACAGATGGAAGTGCTGACCCTGCAGGGGCTTGATCAGATTTTAAATACGGTCGGGAAAATAAAAAAAGCGTTTAACCCGAAACTTAAAATAAAAGGGATCGTAGTTGTGATGTTTGATATGCGCAGAAAGCTGAGCCAGGAAGTACTGGATTACCTGCAGCAGAATATAAAAGAGTACATTTTTAAACAGAACATACGTCTGAATGTTAAACTTGCCGAAGCACCTTCGTTTGGTAGGAGCATCATAGACTACGACGCAACATCCAATGGTGCAAAAGATTACATGGCGCTTGCCGATGAATTTATATCCAGGTAA
- the topA gene encoding type I DNA topoisomerase: MIKNLVIVESPAKAKTIEGYLGKDFVVKSSFGHVRDLPKDNNAIDIENGFKPTYVISSDKKEVVAQLRKLAKEADTVWLASDDDREGEAISWHLTEALNLNDSKIRRIVFREITKNAILNAINSPRSIDMDLVNAQQARRILDRLVGFELSPVLWKKIKTGLSAGRVQSVAVRLVVEREREIEKFKSEASFRISASFDVQGKTLEAELPTKYKTEEEAQAFLEKCIGANYTIENLEKKPLKRSPAPPFTTSTLQQEASRKLYFSVAQTMTVAQRLYEAGKISYMRTDSVNLSEEAIIGASNAIQNSFGENYVKTRRFKTKSASAQEAHEAIRPTDFSQMTASSDRNEQRLYELIWKRAIASQMADAEIEKTTATIGISTQPDKLIATGEVIKFEGFLKVYIESKDDDEATDDDVKGMLPPISVGQTISLRQMLATQRYSRPAARYTEASLVKKLEEMGIGRPSTYAPTISTIQKRGYVEKDSREGKERPYRVLTLKQDQLSAQTKTEITGAEKAKLFPTDMAMVVNDFLVEHFPTVIDYSFTAKVEAEFDEIAQGNEEWKTMLDKFYGKFHARIESSESIDRAAVSGARELGIDPVSGEKLIAKLGRFGPYVQLGEEDTETGKKPVYASLRKGQFLESITIEDALELFKLPRIVGMYEDKEMKAAIGRFGPYISHNSKFYSLPKNLDPMLVTPEEAIELIEQKRKAEAEKLIKSFDENPDVQILNGRYGPYIVVGKKNVKIPKGKEPLELTLQECLDLAEATPEKKGKGGFKKKTETAEKKPAAKKAPAKKTAAKPKAAAKPKAKK; encoded by the coding sequence ATGATAAAAAACTTAGTCATAGTAGAGTCGCCTGCCAAGGCCAAAACGATAGAAGGGTATTTAGGGAAGGATTTCGTGGTAAAGTCGAGTTTCGGCCATGTACGCGATTTACCTAAAGACAACAACGCTATCGATATAGAAAATGGATTTAAGCCCACTTATGTTATCAGTAGCGACAAAAAAGAGGTAGTTGCTCAACTCCGGAAACTGGCGAAAGAAGCCGATACCGTATGGCTGGCATCGGATGATGACCGCGAAGGAGAAGCCATTTCGTGGCACCTGACCGAAGCCCTGAACCTGAACGATTCTAAAATACGCCGCATCGTTTTCCGGGAGATCACCAAAAACGCTATTCTGAACGCGATCAATTCGCCAAGAAGTATAGACATGGACCTGGTAAACGCACAGCAGGCCCGCCGTATCCTGGACCGCCTGGTTGGTTTTGAGCTTTCTCCTGTTCTCTGGAAAAAGATCAAGACCGGTTTATCTGCTGGACGTGTGCAGTCTGTGGCTGTGCGTTTAGTTGTTGAGCGCGAGCGTGAGATCGAGAAATTTAAATCAGAAGCCTCCTTCAGAATTTCAGCCTCGTTTGATGTGCAGGGCAAAACACTGGAAGCTGAACTGCCTACCAAATACAAAACCGAAGAAGAAGCGCAGGCCTTTTTAGAGAAGTGCATTGGCGCTAACTATACCATTGAGAACCTGGAGAAAAAGCCGCTGAAGCGTAGCCCAGCTCCTCCGTTTACCACATCTACCTTACAGCAGGAAGCCAGCCGTAAGCTATATTTTTCGGTAGCACAAACCATGACGGTAGCACAGCGCCTGTACGAAGCCGGTAAGATTTCTTACATGCGTACAGACTCCGTTAATTTATCGGAAGAAGCCATAATTGGTGCTTCTAATGCTATTCAGAACTCTTTTGGGGAGAATTATGTAAAGACACGTCGCTTTAAAACAAAATCAGCATCCGCACAGGAAGCGCACGAAGCTATTCGTCCGACTGATTTTTCGCAGATGACGGCAAGCAGCGACCGCAATGAGCAGCGTTTGTACGAGCTTATCTGGAAACGCGCCATCGCCTCGCAAATGGCCGACGCTGAAATTGAAAAGACAACCGCAACTATAGGTATTTCGACCCAGCCGGATAAACTGATCGCTACCGGTGAGGTTATTAAATTTGAAGGTTTCCTGAAAGTTTACATCGAGTCGAAGGACGATGATGAGGCTACGGATGATGACGTGAAAGGCATGCTCCCTCCTATTTCTGTGGGACAAACTATAAGCCTGCGCCAGATGCTGGCTACACAACGCTATAGCCGTCCGGCCGCCCGTTATACGGAAGCCAGCCTGGTTAAGAAACTGGAAGAAATGGGCATCGGACGTCCTTCAACTTACGCTCCAACCATCTCAACTATACAAAAGCGTGGTTATGTAGAAAAAGACAGCCGCGAAGGAAAAGAAAGGCCATACCGCGTACTTACCTTAAAGCAGGACCAGTTAAGTGCTCAAACCAAAACCGAAATAACCGGTGCTGAGAAGGCCAAACTTTTCCCGACGGATATGGCGATGGTAGTGAATGACTTCCTGGTTGAGCACTTCCCGACTGTTATCGACTATTCGTTTACAGCCAAAGTAGAAGCTGAATTTGATGAGATAGCGCAGGGTAATGAAGAGTGGAAAACGATGCTTGATAAGTTCTATGGTAAATTCCATGCACGTATCGAGTCCAGTGAAAGTATAGACCGTGCCGCCGTGTCGGGTGCCCGGGAACTTGGTATTGACCCTGTATCGGGTGAGAAATTAATTGCTAAGCTTGGTCGTTTCGGGCCGTATGTGCAGCTAGGCGAAGAGGACACTGAAACAGGAAAAAAACCGGTATACGCCAGTCTGCGCAAAGGTCAGTTCCTGGAAAGTATAACGATAGAGGATGCGTTAGAGCTCTTTAAACTGCCGCGTATAGTTGGCATGTATGAGGACAAGGAAATGAAGGCTGCCATAGGCCGTTTTGGTCCCTATATCAGCCACAACAGCAAATTTTACTCGCTGCCGAAAAACCTCGACCCGATGCTGGTAACGCCGGAGGAAGCTATTGAACTGATTGAACAAAAGCGTAAAGCTGAAGCTGAAAAGCTGATCAAGTCGTTTGACGAAAACCCGGATGTACAAATATTAAACGGTCGCTATGGTCCTTATATAGTGGTTGGTAAGAAGAATGTAAAGATCCCGAAAGGCAAAGAACCTCTGGAATTAACTTTACAGGAATGTTTAGACCTGGCAGAAGCTACACCTGAGAAAAAAGGTAAAGGCGGTTTTAAGAAAAAGACAGAAACTGCTGAGAAGAAACCAGCTGCTAAAAAGGCTCCGGCTAAAAAGACTGCTGCTAAACCAAAAGCTGCTGCTAAGCCGAAGGCGAAGAAGTAA
- a CDS encoding glycosyltransferase family 61 protein — protein sequence MIKKLLFKLLHSAGYYFRYTSVLHHPSKQVLAPAQVLSFNEEERCFLEKSAASFNYSLDYSLGYRQKEQYLIKLYHTVILGNSGAVVQHGKVVVESVFDVSRLAKSPAFKTPALLIPTYKKGLYTSVLHLPWAGNNNYHWFFDCLPRLYNVLQTIAEPIKIIMRRDLPKYQHETLQFLLQLHPNVQVVYIGKHEKWETEQFLLPSFVSNAQSGYLPQPVSNWLRSKIWEGYKVEKTSPKKRIYISRAKAKTRRVLNEEQLLPWLASYGFESIRAEELSYQQQVQLFYNTEAVIAPHGAGLTNLLFAEHCRVLEFHPANLVKTHYFLLSKGLGFNYSAIVGSMGDVSENYSIDVQLVEEWLRRL from the coding sequence ATGATAAAAAAGCTACTGTTTAAACTACTTCATTCGGCCGGTTATTATTTCCGTTATACTTCGGTACTGCATCATCCTTCTAAACAGGTGCTGGCACCAGCGCAGGTTTTGTCTTTTAACGAAGAGGAGAGGTGTTTCCTGGAGAAGTCGGCTGCCAGTTTTAACTATAGTCTGGATTATAGTTTAGGCTACAGGCAAAAGGAGCAATACCTTATAAAGCTGTACCACACCGTAATTTTAGGTAATTCGGGAGCTGTAGTGCAGCACGGTAAAGTAGTAGTGGAATCGGTTTTTGATGTGAGCCGACTGGCCAAATCACCTGCTTTTAAAACGCCTGCGCTTCTTATACCAACTTATAAAAAAGGGCTTTATACATCGGTTCTCCATTTACCCTGGGCCGGAAACAATAACTATCACTGGTTCTTCGATTGCCTGCCTCGCTTATACAATGTGCTACAAACTATAGCCGAGCCTATAAAGATCATCATGCGTCGTGATCTGCCTAAATACCAGCACGAAACATTGCAGTTCTTACTTCAGTTGCACCCAAACGTGCAGGTGGTATATATCGGCAAGCACGAGAAGTGGGAGACTGAGCAGTTTTTACTTCCATCTTTTGTCTCGAATGCGCAAAGCGGCTACCTGCCTCAGCCAGTGAGTAACTGGCTCCGAAGTAAGATATGGGAAGGTTATAAGGTGGAGAAGACCAGCCCCAAAAAGCGTATTTATATTAGCCGGGCCAAGGCTAAAACCCGCCGTGTGCTAAACGAAGAACAGCTGTTGCCTTGGCTTGCCAGCTATGGCTTTGAGAGTATCAGGGCCGAAGAACTGAGTTACCAGCAACAGGTGCAGCTCTTTTATAATACCGAAGCCGTAATTGCCCCGCACGGTGCCGGGTTAACAAACCTGTTGTTCGCTGAACATTGCAGGGTGTTGGAGTTTCATCCGGCCAATCTGGTAAAGACACATTATTTTCTATTAAGCAAGGGTTTAGGATTTAACTATAGTGCTATAGTTGGCTCGATGGGTGATGTATCTGAAAACTATAGTATAGATGTGCAGCTGGTAGAGGAGTGGTTGAGGAGGTTATAG
- a CDS encoding SixA phosphatase family protein, whose product MQRYVLICRHAETYDPYPLQPDFERELTPEGIRKANETGKWVREKYQKVDAIVASPARRASATAQIIANRLYFDPDKITYDPEIYNPKEAQLLKAISQLPDSIAKVLIVSHNPALTQMARNLVNKNIGYLEPGQAVTITIDLTHWQDIFITSGSVAADSFSEII is encoded by the coding sequence ATGCAGCGATATGTACTTATCTGCCGACATGCAGAAACTTACGACCCTTACCCTTTACAACCCGATTTTGAGCGCGAGCTTACACCTGAGGGTATACGGAAGGCAAATGAAACCGGCAAATGGGTACGGGAAAAGTATCAGAAAGTAGATGCTATAGTCGCAAGCCCGGCCCGGCGTGCCAGCGCAACTGCCCAGATCATAGCTAACCGGCTGTACTTCGATCCTGATAAAATTACCTACGACCCGGAAATATATAATCCTAAAGAAGCACAATTGCTTAAAGCGATAAGCCAGCTCCCGGATTCTATAGCTAAAGTACTTATAGTTTCGCATAACCCGGCCCTTACACAGATGGCCAGAAACCTGGTAAACAAGAATATAGGGTATCTGGAGCCAGGCCAGGCTGTAACTATAACTATAGATCTGACGCATTGGCAGGATATCTTTATTACTTCCGGTTCTGTTGCTGCGGATAGTTTTTCAGAGATTATATAA
- the pseB gene encoding UDP-N-acetylglucosamine 4,6-dehydratase (inverting), whose product MALDLNNKSILITGGTGSFGKKFVEMVYARFPDVKRLVIYSRDELKQFEMSQTFPHSKYKSIRYFIGDVRDGERFKRACEGIDIIIHAAAMKQVPAAEYNPMECIKTNVLGAENIINAALDCGVKDVVALSTDKAAAPINLYGATKLCSDKLFVAANNMKGKRDIKFSVVRYGNVIGSRGSVVPFFLKKREEGVLPITHQEMTRFNISLEEGVEMVFHALETHWGGEIFVPKIPSYVITELAKAIGPDCKQEIVGIRPGEKLHEEMITETDSLNTVELDKYYVILPSTPTWTTEEFLKAFNGKMVPLGFKYNSGTNDEWLDAEQLREQIRQHVDASFNV is encoded by the coding sequence ATGGCATTAGACCTCAATAATAAGTCTATATTGATAACGGGCGGCACAGGCTCGTTTGGAAAAAAATTCGTGGAAATGGTTTACGCCCGTTTTCCGGATGTGAAACGGCTGGTGATCTACTCGCGCGATGAGCTGAAGCAGTTCGAGATGTCGCAGACCTTTCCGCACAGCAAATACAAATCTATCCGCTATTTTATTGGCGATGTACGGGATGGCGAACGCTTTAAGCGTGCCTGCGAAGGCATCGATATCATCATTCATGCTGCTGCCATGAAACAGGTGCCTGCCGCCGAATACAACCCGATGGAGTGCATCAAAACCAACGTACTGGGTGCTGAAAACATCATAAACGCAGCCCTTGATTGCGGCGTGAAAGATGTAGTTGCCCTGTCAACAGACAAAGCAGCTGCTCCAATCAACCTGTATGGCGCAACAAAACTATGCTCTGATAAACTTTTTGTTGCTGCCAATAACATGAAAGGCAAACGCGACATTAAATTCTCAGTGGTGCGCTATGGTAACGTAATCGGGTCCCGTGGCTCGGTGGTGCCGTTCTTTTTGAAGAAGCGCGAGGAAGGCGTGCTACCGATTACACACCAGGAAATGACCCGCTTTAATATTTCGTTGGAAGAGGGCGTGGAAATGGTATTTCATGCCCTGGAAACGCATTGGGGTGGTGAGATCTTCGTTCCAAAAATTCCATCTTACGTGATCACTGAACTGGCCAAAGCCATCGGCCCTGATTGTAAACAGGAAATAGTGGGTATTCGTCCGGGCGAAAAGCTTCACGAAGAAATGATTACGGAGACAGACTCCCTGAACACGGTAGAACTGGATAAATATTATGTGATCCTGCCATCTACCCCAACCTGGACAACCGAAGAATTCCTGAAAGCTTTTAATGGTAAAATGGTACCGTTGGGCTTTAAATATAACTCCGGCACCAACGACGAATGGCTGGATGCTGAACAGCTCCGCGAGCAGATCCGTCAGCACGTGGACGCAAGTTTTAATGTGTAA
- the pseC gene encoding UDP-4-amino-4,6-dideoxy-N-acetyl-beta-L-altrosamine transaminase: MNSIPYGRQHITQDDIDAVIETLQSDFLTQGPKVAEFEQAFASYVGASYAVAVSNGTAALHLCAMALGVNEASRVITTPITFVASANCVRYCGGTIEFADIDPATALLDIKKVRALLESKPKGYYTGIIPVDFAGNTVNLEEFRKLADEYGLWIIEDACHAPGGYFIDSKGEKQLCGNGNYADLAIFSFHPVKHIATGEGGMITTNDEALYQKLLLYRTHGITRDPQLLEENHGGWYMEMQELGYNYRIPDMLCALGVSQLKRADAGLARRRGIAKIYDAAFADVDGIEVLQTSLEALNTDGETGHAYHLYVIKVADRKGLYDFLRTHNIFAQVHYIPAHTMPYYRSQGFKKGDYPEAELYYSQCLSLPMYPSLTAEEQEFVIEKVKEFVG; this comes from the coding sequence ATGAATTCCATTCCGTACGGCAGGCAGCACATCACCCAGGACGATATTGATGCGGTAATAGAAACGCTGCAATCTGATTTCCTGACCCAGGGACCAAAAGTAGCGGAGTTTGAGCAGGCTTTTGCCAGTTATGTTGGAGCCAGCTATGCCGTAGCAGTGAGCAACGGTACGGCAGCACTCCACTTATGCGCGATGGCTTTAGGCGTTAATGAAGCATCCAGGGTGATTACAACCCCAATAACCTTTGTGGCTTCAGCTAACTGCGTGCGCTACTGTGGCGGAACTATAGAATTTGCAGACATAGACCCGGCTACTGCACTGTTGGATATTAAGAAAGTACGAGCACTTTTAGAGAGCAAACCAAAAGGTTACTATACCGGCATCATACCCGTAGATTTTGCAGGCAATACCGTGAACCTGGAAGAGTTCAGGAAGCTGGCAGACGAGTACGGATTATGGATTATTGAGGACGCCTGCCATGCACCGGGCGGATATTTTATAGACAGTAAGGGGGAAAAGCAGCTTTGCGGCAACGGCAACTATGCCGATTTGGCCATCTTCTCTTTCCACCCGGTAAAACACATAGCAACCGGCGAAGGGGGAATGATTACGACTAACGACGAAGCGCTTTACCAGAAATTACTGCTATATCGTACCCACGGCATTACCCGCGACCCGCAACTGCTTGAAGAAAACCACGGCGGCTGGTACATGGAGATGCAGGAGCTGGGTTACAACTATAGAATTCCGGATATGCTGTGTGCCCTGGGCGTATCGCAGCTGAAGCGTGCTGATGCCGGCCTGGCCCGACGCAGAGGTATTGCCAAAATATATGATGCCGCTTTTGCTGATGTGGATGGGATTGAAGTATTACAGACTTCCCTGGAAGCGCTGAATACAGACGGCGAAACCGGCCATGCTTACCATCTGTACGTGATAAAAGTAGCTGACCGTAAAGGGCTTTACGATTTTCTGCGCACTCACAATATTTTTGCTCAGGTGCACTATATTCCGGCACACACCATGCCGTATTACCGCAGCCAAGGTTTTAAAAAAGGTGACTATCCTGAAGCTGAACTATACTATAGCCAATGCCTGAGCTTACCCATGTACCCGAGCTTAACAGCTGAAGAACAGGAATTTGTGATTGAGAAAGTGAAGGAGTTTGTTGGATAG
- a CDS encoding HAMP domain-containing protein, producing MSKDKLISDVEGSTATTPAPKAERSKKASSTAVADTPDATATLNAAKADKPSDPDRISLPGKPANGKEFLITDESLLQNPDYINEQLNKVLYALDAFKKGDISVRLTKQNNDIFAEIAEAYNSMVEMIGGVGGEVSRISKVAGVEGNLKARASAENASGFWKDMINNINGLVDSIAVPVLEVGKVLKNISRGNLDETFQIPVSGDFKVMAETINRTIDNLNLFAGEVTRVALEVGTEGKLGGQASVPNVAGVWKDLTDNVNTMAANLTLQVRDIANVSTAVAKGDLTQKVSVASRGEIAQLKDNVNQMVDSLNIFADEVTRVAREVGTEGKLGGQAKVPNVGGVWKELTDNVNTMASNLTSQVRDIANVSTAVGRGDLKQKITVNVRGEMADLKENINQMVDSLNIFAGEVTRVAREVGTEGKLGGQANVPKVEGTWKELTENVNLMASNLTLQVRDIANVATAVAKGDLTQKVSVDVKGELGDLKDILNEMVDRLNVFGAEVSRVAREVGTEGILGGQANVPNVGGVWKDLTDNVNYMASNLTSQVRDIANVATAVAKGDLSQKITVNVKGELADLKGNMNQMVDSLNIFADEVTRVAREVGTEGKLGGQAIVPNVAGVWKDLTDHVNSMAANLTLQVRDIANVSTAVAKGDLTQKITVDVKGEMLLLKENINQMVDSLNIFAGEVTRVALEVGTEGKLGGQAVVPNVGGTWKELTDNVNTMASNLTTQVRGIVKVVTAVSKGDLTQKLSLEARGEVAELAETINTMVIDLNRLAGEVSRVARVAGVEGKLTERATLKGVGGSWKELVDTLNDLLESIVTPVLEVSRVVRAISEGDLTQKAEIQTAGDILDMANALNLAVDNLNALLGEINDSSLVVGTSSEEMAIKGLDMNKVTLDVALAMQQMAEGAQNQALKTDQAFKLIEEIMKGTKETANRAEVVNKTALLGEESSQIGLKTVAEVVKNMEEISSSAALTAKTIEVLSTRSQEISKSLGVITDIAAQTNLLALNAAIEAARAGEAGRGFAVVAEEIRKLAEGSRKSASEIATLVEDVKKDTASAATAISTMEGRVLKGKNATFEASSAFKNIAASSGETLRTAQDILTATEVQKSSIGDVVKYVEEVVAIAEQTASGTQQVASTAKQLSTSMQELTSSSQNLNDIAADLQISISAFKLIDGNIIFNHSKPSRLASIPVGNGSMKRTPARTQATGRSNRMSNN from the coding sequence TTGAGTAAAGACAAACTCATCAGTGACGTGGAAGGCAGCACAGCAACTACACCGGCACCAAAAGCCGAGCGTAGTAAAAAAGCTTCTTCGACGGCGGTTGCAGATACACCCGATGCAACAGCAACACTGAATGCTGCAAAGGCAGACAAACCTTCAGACCCTGATAGAATTTCCTTGCCTGGCAAACCAGCAAATGGCAAAGAATTCCTGATTACAGACGAAAGCCTGCTGCAGAACCCGGATTATATAAATGAACAATTAAATAAGGTACTATACGCACTCGATGCCTTTAAAAAGGGTGATATCTCGGTGCGACTTACCAAACAGAACAACGACATTTTTGCCGAGATAGCAGAAGCCTACAACTCGATGGTGGAGATGATCGGTGGTGTGGGTGGCGAGGTGTCACGTATCTCTAAAGTAGCGGGTGTGGAGGGTAACCTGAAAGCCCGTGCTTCTGCCGAAAACGCTTCCGGTTTCTGGAAAGATATGATCAACAACATCAACGGTCTTGTGGATTCAATTGCGGTACCGGTACTAGAGGTGGGTAAAGTACTAAAGAATATCTCGCGCGGTAACCTGGACGAAACATTCCAGATTCCGGTGTCAGGTGACTTTAAGGTGATGGCGGAAACGATTAACCGTACCATCGACAACCTGAACCTGTTTGCCGGTGAGGTAACCCGTGTGGCGCTTGAAGTGGGTACCGAAGGTAAACTTGGTGGCCAGGCATCGGTACCAAACGTAGCGGGTGTATGGAAAGACCTGACCGACAATGTAAATACCATGGCGGCCAACCTGACCCTTCAGGTACGAGATATTGCCAACGTATCTACAGCGGTTGCGAAAGGTGACCTTACCCAGAAAGTTTCCGTTGCCTCGCGGGGTGAAATTGCCCAGCTGAAAGACAACGTAAACCAGATGGTGGACTCCCTGAACATCTTTGCTGACGAGGTAACCCGTGTGGCACGTGAAGTGGGTACCGAGGGTAAACTGGGAGGCCAAGCGAAAGTGCCTAATGTTGGTGGTGTTTGGAAAGAACTAACAGACAACGTAAATACCATGGCCTCGAACCTGACTTCTCAGGTTCGTGACATTGCCAACGTTTCTACCGCTGTTGGTAGAGGTGATCTGAAGCAGAAGATCACAGTAAACGTTCGCGGTGAGATGGCCGATCTGAAAGAGAACATCAACCAGATGGTGGACTCCCTGAATATCTTTGCCGGTGAGGTAACCCGTGTTGCCCGCGAGGTAGGTACAGAAGGTAAACTGGGTGGCCAGGCGAATGTGCCAAAAGTAGAAGGAACCTGGAAGGAGCTTACTGAAAATGTAAACCTGATGGCTTCTAACTTAACACTGCAGGTACGCGATATCGCAAACGTAGCAACCGCGGTTGCGAAGGGCGACTTAACTCAGAAAGTATCTGTGGATGTGAAAGGTGAGCTGGGCGACCTGAAGGATATATTGAATGAAATGGTGGACCGACTGAATGTGTTTGGCGCGGAAGTATCGCGTGTGGCACGTGAGGTAGGTACTGAAGGTATACTGGGTGGCCAGGCAAATGTACCGAACGTTGGTGGTGTATGGAAAGACCTGACCGACAACGTAAACTACATGGCCAGCAACCTTACCAGCCAGGTACGTGACATTGCAAATGTGGCGACCGCGGTGGCGAAAGGTGACCTGAGCCAGAAAATCACGGTTAATGTTAAAGGCGAACTTGCTGACCTGAAAGGTAACATGAACCAGATGGTGGACTCGCTGAACATCTTTGCTGACGAGGTAACCCGTGTGGCACGTGAAGTGGGTACGGAAGGAAAACTGGGCGGACAAGCTATAGTGCCGAATGTGGCAGGTGTTTGGAAAGACCTTACAGACCATGTGAACTCGATGGCTGCCAACCTTACCCTGCAGGTACGAGACATTGCAAACGTTTCTACAGCAGTTGCGAAAGGTGACCTTACCCAGAAAATTACAGTGGATGTAAAAGGAGAGATGCTCTTGCTGAAAGAGAACATCAACCAGATGGTGGACTCCCTGAACATATTTGCCGGTGAGGTAACCCGTGTGGCCCTTGAAGTGGGTACAGAAGGTAAACTGGGCGGTCAGGCAGTAGTGCCGAACGTAGGTGGTACCTGGAAGGAGCTTACCGATAACGTAAACACGATGGCATCGAACCTTACAACACAGGTACGTGGCATTGTAAAAGTAGTAACAGCAGTATCGAAAGGTGACCTTACCCAGAAATTGAGCCTGGAAGCACGTGGTGAAGTAGCAGAACTTGCCGAAACGATCAACACTATGGTGATTGACCTTAACAGACTGGCTGGCGAGGTATCTCGTGTGGCAAGAGTTGCAGGTGTGGAAGGCAAGCTTACAGAACGCGCTACACTGAAGGGTGTGGGTGGCAGCTGGAAAGAACTGGTTGATACACTGAATGATCTGTTAGAATCTATAGTTACGCCGGTACTGGAAGTGTCCCGCGTAGTTCGTGCCATCTCTGAGGGTGATCTTACCCAGAAAGCTGAAATTCAGACTGCAGGTGATATCTTGGATATGGCAAATGCACTGAACCTTGCGGTAGATAACCTGAATGCGCTACTTGGAGAGATCAACGATTCTTCGCTTGTAGTAGGTACTTCTTCTGAAGAAATGGCTATCAAAGGGCTGGATATGAACAAGGTTACACTGGATGTGGCTCTGGCAATGCAGCAGATGGCGGAAGGTGCGCAGAACCAGGCGTTAAAAACTGACCAGGCCTTTAAACTGATCGAAGAGATCATGAAAGGTACCAAAGAGACTGCTAACCGTGCTGAAGTAGTGAACAAAACGGCATTACTTGGTGAGGAAAGCTCTCAGATCGGTCTGAAAACAGTGGCGGAAGTGGTAAAGAACATGGAAGAGATCTCCAGCTCTGCGGCACTAACAGCTAAAACAATTGAAGTATTGAGCACTCGCTCTCAGGAAATATCGAAGTCACTTGGTGTAATCACCGACATTGCCGCTCAGACTAACTTGCTTGCACTAAACGCTGCTATTGAGGCAGCCAGAGCAGGTGAAGCAGGACGAGGTTTTGCGGTGGTAGCTGAAGAGATCAGAAAACTGGCGGAAGGATCACGTAAGTCTGCAAGTGAGATCGCGACGCTTGTAGAAGACGTGAAGAAGGATACAGCCTCAGCAGCAACTGCGATCTCGACCATGGAAGGCCGTGTATTGAAAGGAAAGAATGCAACGTTCGAAGCATCCAGCGCCTTTAAGAACATTGCGGCATCGAGTGGTGAAACGCTTCGTACAGCGCAGGATATCCTAACAGCAACGGAAGTTCAGAAATCATCTATCGGAGACGTTGTGAAGTATGTGGAGGAAGTGGTTGCCATTGCGGAACAGACAGCATCTGGTACGCAGCAGGTAGCGAGCACAGCCAAGCAGCTTTCAACTTCGATGCAGGAACTGACTTCATCTTCTCAGAACCTGAACGACATTGCGGCTGACCTGCAGATCAGTATCTCT